In Pleurocapsa sp. PCC 7319, the following are encoded in one genomic region:
- a CDS encoding IS4 family transposase yields the protein MNQTKNLITEKCDFGDQRLTKRAMFIESRLSLKYGKPLSAIFERASDLKRAYEFFANPKTSLNSVCQPYHLQTAEQIKELSIVLAVGDTTYLDYKKIREKRAEYGPIGNGGNGLILHSTLAVNGENGQPIGLLTEKLWHRNHEESKSLTQKQKQKKQAEARRRPIEQKESYKWIEALQSVQKLLEKSEPESISTKVIHVFDREGDIAEVFEQVSQTANTGLVVRAAHNRALSESNSYLWSWLPSQSIKMEVAVELAKTPNRKERTATLAIRYAPIKLRSPARMKEPEYFEVYGVYAVEIDPPEGCEPVEWMILTSEPVTNGEQAQTILRWYTYRWRIEEYHKILKSGCKAESYRLSGDSMQVLLGFLTNIAAQLLKMTYVHRTKPDAPASSILNQVQIEVLAAKFGKSVTAVDLTVAWAIQAVARLGGYLSHRRKSNIGITVLWRGFLELQSLCEGWQLRSPG from the coding sequence ATGAATCAGACCAAAAATTTAATAACCGAAAAATGTGACTTTGGAGATCAGCGTTTAACCAAAAGGGCTATGTTCATCGAATCGAGATTATCGTTAAAATATGGCAAACCACTCTCCGCGATTTTTGAGAGAGCAAGTGACCTGAAAAGAGCTTATGAATTCTTTGCCAATCCGAAAACTAGCCTAAACAGTGTGTGCCAACCCTATCATCTTCAAACAGCAGAGCAGATTAAAGAACTCTCAATCGTATTAGCAGTAGGAGATACAACCTATCTCGATTACAAGAAAATCCGCGAAAAAAGAGCCGAATATGGACCCATTGGCAATGGTGGGAATGGACTAATTTTACATAGCACCTTAGCTGTAAATGGGGAGAATGGACAACCCATAGGATTATTAACAGAAAAACTGTGGCATCGAAATCATGAAGAAAGTAAGAGTTTAACTCAGAAACAGAAGCAGAAAAAGCAAGCGGAAGCAAGAAGACGTCCGATTGAACAAAAAGAATCTTATAAATGGATAGAAGCTCTCCAATCCGTCCAGAAACTCTTAGAAAAATCCGAACCAGAGAGTATTAGCACCAAAGTAATTCATGTATTTGACCGAGAAGGAGATATCGCGGAAGTCTTTGAACAAGTCAGTCAAACCGCAAATACAGGGTTAGTGGTAAGAGCAGCACATAATAGGGCATTATCAGAGTCAAACAGTTATTTATGGTCATGGCTCCCATCTCAATCTATCAAGATGGAAGTAGCAGTAGAATTAGCCAAAACCCCAAATCGAAAAGAGCGAACCGCTACTCTGGCAATTAGATATGCACCCATCAAACTTCGCAGTCCTGCCAGAATGAAAGAACCAGAATATTTTGAAGTTTATGGGGTTTATGCCGTAGAAATTGACCCCCCAGAAGGCTGTGAACCCGTAGAATGGATGATCTTGACCTCCGAACCCGTTACCAATGGGGAACAAGCACAAACCATTTTACGATGGTATACTTACCGTTGGCGAATTGAAGAATATCATAAAATTCTCAAGTCAGGGTGTAAAGCGGAAAGCTATCGTCTATCTGGAGATAGTATGCAAGTTTTACTGGGATTTTTAACGAATATCGCTGCACAATTGTTAAAAATGACCTATGTTCATCGAACCAAACCAGATGCACCTGCATCTTCAATTTTAAATCAGGTACAAATTGAGGTTTTAGCTGCCAAATTTGGAAAATCAGTCACCGCAGTAGATTTAACGGTAGCTTGGGCGATACAAGCTGTAGCTCGTTTGGGCGGTTACTTGAGTCATCGCCGAAAGAGTAATATTGGCATCACGGTGTTATGGCGTGGCTTTTTAGAGCTGCAATCTTTATGTGAAGGATGGCAATTACGCTCCCCTGGTTGA
- a CDS encoding IS110 family transposase, with translation MKPIGRSQKSQKKSSKRQEPEIKVINPHSAGIDIGSREHWVCVPIAATESNVRCFGCSTPDLLALANWLSECGVTSIALESTGVEWIPLFNILSQHNFQVCLVNAHNVKTVPGRKSDVQDCQWLQQLHSYGLLAPSFIPEGEITVLRSYLRQRENLIQASSTHVQRMQKALTQMNLQLHKVISDLTGVTGLNILRAIIAGERNPQTLAKLAHRRIKSSPQQIRDALTGNYRPEMVFILHQELSCYQFYQQQIGLLEEQIEQCLSKLPSQTKETPPLNSQKKCRRSIKSGFDLHSHLYRIAGVDFTSIDGLSVVTVQTILSEVGLDPTKFKSAKHFSSWLGLCPGCRITGGKVKSSQTRRVNNRAATAFRLAAQAVSRSHSALGAFYRRIRSRAGAPKAITATAHKIARLFYTLWTKKESYLDRGADYYEQKYQERLIKNLKQRAKSLGLEVVEASST, from the coding sequence ATGAAGCCAATTGGTCGAAGCCAAAAATCCCAGAAAAAAAGTAGCAAAAGACAGGAGCCAGAAATAAAAGTCATCAATCCGCACTCGGCGGGAATTGATATTGGCTCAAGAGAGCATTGGGTTTGTGTACCTATAGCAGCAACAGAATCTAATGTTCGTTGTTTTGGGTGTAGTACACCAGATTTACTAGCTCTGGCAAATTGGTTAAGTGAATGCGGTGTGACGAGTATTGCCCTCGAATCGACGGGAGTAGAATGGATACCTTTATTTAACATCTTAAGTCAGCATAACTTCCAAGTCTGTTTAGTCAATGCTCACAATGTAAAAACAGTACCAGGAAGAAAAAGCGATGTCCAAGATTGTCAATGGTTACAACAACTGCATAGTTATGGCTTACTTGCACCTTCCTTTATCCCCGAAGGAGAAATAACTGTACTGAGAAGCTATTTAAGACAACGAGAAAATTTGATTCAAGCTAGTTCGACTCATGTGCAAAGAATGCAAAAAGCTTTAACACAGATGAATTTGCAGTTGCATAAAGTCATTAGCGATCTTACAGGGGTGACAGGATTAAATATTCTGAGGGCCATTATTGCTGGGGAAAGAAATCCACAAACCTTAGCCAAATTAGCACACCGAAGAATTAAAAGTAGTCCACAACAAATTAGAGATGCCCTAACGGGTAATTATCGTCCAGAAATGGTTTTTATTTTGCATCAAGAATTATCTTGTTATCAATTTTATCAACAACAAATCGGATTATTAGAGGAACAAATCGAACAATGTCTCAGTAAATTGCCCTCCCAAACAAAAGAGACTCCGCCCCTAAATAGCCAGAAAAAGTGTCGTCGCTCAATCAAATCAGGGTTCGACTTACATTCTCATCTCTATCGTATTGCGGGAGTAGATTTTACCAGCATTGATGGTTTAAGTGTAGTCACAGTGCAAACCATCCTCAGTGAAGTAGGATTAGACCCGACTAAATTTAAGAGTGCTAAACATTTCAGCTCTTGGCTCGGATTATGTCCTGGTTGTCGGATTACAGGGGGCAAAGTTAAAAGTTCTCAGACTCGTCGAGTTAACAATCGAGCTGCAACAGCTTTTCGATTGGCAGCTCAAGCTGTTAGTCGTTCTCATTCAGCTTTGGGCGCATTTTATCGACGCATTCGCTCCCGTGCTGGCGCACCCAAGGCCATTACTGCTACAGCACACAAAATTGCTCGTCTATTCTATACTCTCTGGACAAAAAAAGAATCTTATCTCGATCGTGGAGCTGATTACTATGAACAAAAATATCAAGAAAGACTCATCAAAAATCTCAAGCAAAGAGCAAAATCCCTTGGTTTAGAAGTAGTTGAGGCATCTTCTACTTGA
- a CDS encoding antibiotic biosynthesis monooxygenase yields MIVRIFRVSVPPNLHAEFEKDFLAISVPYVEKYSGLVSIVVGRPAKPQSEEYVMVSTWKDEASVKAFAGHQWSEAVIPTGMKKYVKECWVHHYEVFENPID; encoded by the coding sequence ATGATTGTCAGGATATTCAGAGTTTCTGTCCCACCAAACCTTCATGCGGAGTTCGAGAAGGATTTTTTAGCCATTTCTGTGCCTTATGTGGAAAAATATTCAGGCTTGGTATCGATTGTTGTCGGTCGTCCAGCTAAACCTCAATCTGAAGAATACGTTATGGTTTCTACGTGGAAAGATGAAGCTTCAGTCAAAGCATTTGCAGGTCATCAATGGAGTGAAGCGGTCATCCCTACTGGTATGAAAAAGTATGTTAAAGAATGCTGGGTGCATCACTATGAAGTATTTGAAAACCCGATTGATTAG
- a CDS encoding MOSC domain-containing protein — protein MTKILLKSLWRYPVKSMQGEKCSSLEVERRGVRGDRLFAIRNFQGKFGSGKNTRRFRQIDGLLMFRAFYQEDVPVIKFPNGNVVGGNKPHIHDELSQALNQTVTLAKENKISHFDDSPIHLVSSAAVRWLKTALPDSHIDLNRFRANLLLDVAGNTPVEHQWIGKQIQIGNRVRLKITKLAERCIMTSSRQLNLPEDPQIFDYIINESQMMFGVYARVVNSGTVNIGDRVNFID, from the coding sequence ATGACTAAAATCTTATTAAAAAGTTTGTGGCGTTATCCAGTCAAATCTATGCAAGGAGAAAAATGTAGCTCCCTAGAAGTCGAACGTCGTGGTGTACGAGGCGATCGCCTATTCGCAATTCGGAATTTTCAAGGTAAATTTGGTAGCGGTAAAAATACTCGCAGATTTCGTCAGATTGATGGATTGTTAATGTTTCGAGCATTTTATCAGGAAGATGTGCCAGTAATTAAGTTTCCTAATGGCAATGTAGTCGGAGGTAATAAACCTCATATTCATGATGAATTATCACAAGCTCTTAATCAAACAGTAACCTTAGCAAAAGAAAATAAAATTTCTCATTTTGATGATTCTCCGATTCATCTGGTATCTTCTGCTGCTGTACGGTGGTTAAAAACAGCACTTCCAGATTCTCATATCGATCTCAATCGGTTTCGGGCTAACCTCTTATTGGACGTTGCGGGAAATACTCCTGTAGAACATCAGTGGATTGGCAAGCAAATCCAGATAGGCAATCGGGTAAGGCTTAAAATAACCAAATTAGCCGAGCGATGTATTATGACCTCAAGCAGACAACTAAACCTACCTGAAGATCCTCAAATATTCGACTACATCATCAATGAGTCTCAAATGATGTTTGGCGTATATGCTCGGGTAGTTAATAGCGGGACAGTTAACATAGGCGATCGAGTAAATTTTATTGACTAA
- a CDS encoding TIGR03032 family protein, giving the protein MTHTNTANHLEIMGSRQFNNWLGEQKISLAFTTYQAGKIFLIGSQPDGRLSIFERTFNRSMGLWATPQTLWMSSLYQLWRFENALTDKQVYQGYDRLYVPQFGYTTGDLDIHDLAIDSEGKIIFVNTLFSCLATVSQQHSFIPLWQPPFISKLAAEDRCHLNGLAMKDGHPRYVTVVAQTDVADGWRDRRRDGGCIIDVQSNEVIVSGLSMPHSPRVYKNLLWVLNSGTGYLGTVNIQEKKFEPLTFCPGYLRGMAFINDFAIVGLSKPRENKTFSGLSLDNNLLAKNAEARCGLMVIDINTGDIVHWLRISGVVQELYDVAILPGVERPMALGFKSEEIRRTITIGY; this is encoded by the coding sequence ATGACCCATACTAATACTGCTAATCACTTAGAAATAATGGGTTCTCGTCAGTTCAATAACTGGCTCGGAGAACAGAAAATTAGTCTTGCTTTTACTACTTACCAAGCGGGTAAAATTTTCTTAATTGGTTCACAACCTGATGGACGCTTATCTATTTTTGAGCGGACTTTCAATCGTAGTATGGGTTTATGGGCTACTCCGCAGACTCTATGGATGAGTTCTCTTTATCAACTATGGCGATTTGAAAACGCCTTGACAGACAAGCAAGTTTATCAAGGCTACGATCGCCTTTATGTTCCGCAATTTGGTTACACAACGGGAGACTTAGATATTCACGATCTGGCAATTGATAGTGAAGGAAAAATTATCTTTGTTAATACTCTATTTAGTTGTTTAGCAACGGTAAGCCAACAACATAGTTTTATTCCCTTATGGCAGCCACCTTTTATTAGTAAGCTAGCGGCAGAAGATAGATGCCATCTCAATGGTTTAGCAATGAAAGATGGTCATCCCCGTTACGTAACCGTAGTAGCTCAGACCGATGTGGCTGATGGGTGGCGCGATCGCAGAAGAGATGGAGGATGCATTATCGATGTCCAGAGTAATGAAGTAATTGTCAGCGGTCTTTCAATGCCTCACTCTCCGAGAGTATATAAAAATCTCCTTTGGGTATTAAATTCTGGTACTGGTTATTTAGGTACTGTAAATATACAAGAGAAGAAATTTGAACCGCTAACTTTTTGTCCAGGCTATCTGCGAGGAATGGCTTTTATTAATGATTTTGCTATAGTTGGTCTTTCTAAACCGAGAGAAAATAAAACCTTTTCTGGTTTATCTCTAGATAATAATTTACTGGCAAAAAATGCTGAAGCCCGATGCGGATTGATGGTAATTGATATTAATACCGGAGATATTGTTCATTGGCTACGCATTTCGGGTGTTGTACAAGAATTGTATGATGTGGCTATTTTACCGGGAGTTGAGCGACCGATGGCACTTGGTTTTAAATCCGAGGAAATTCGTCGCACTATTACTATTGGCTATTGA
- a CDS encoding FG-GAP repeat protein — MAISTLNLSELDGTQGFVIKGVNNGENSGYSVSNAGDINGDGIDDLIIGAPGGYYYYYGYGSGGRSYVVFGGSDVGNSGSLELSELDGSNGFVISSLDDYGNLGRSVSSAGDVNGDGIDDLIIGAPFADFSFGFYYYGGYSGESYVVFGSSDGFAANLSLADLDGSNGFVIGGLYDYGHLGSSVSSAGDVNGDSIDDIIIGAPYAGDYASGNYYEGDYSGESYVVFGDANVGNSGSLELSELNANNGFVITGIDINDNLGRSVSSAGDINGDGVGDLIIGAPNAGSSGNYSDQGEAYVIFGSSDGFAASLDLTALDGSNGFVITGIDSNDNLGHSVSSAGDVNGDGIDDLIIGAPNAGSSGNYSDQGEAYVVFGNGDDFAASLNLADLDGSNGFVITGIDDYDNLGRSVSGAGDINGDGVDDLIIGAPDAGSSGNYSDEGEAYIIFGSSDGFAANLDLANLEDIDGLLITGIDDYDDFGSSVSGAGDINGDGVDDLIIGAPYADAGSNSYSDEGESYVIFGVLPLELIGDDNDDVLTGGNGDDLLSGLGGDDILQGLGGRDEILGGSGDDFITGGEDDDTISGQDGDDNISGNEGDDSLIGNNGSDDILGGDGNDTINGGNQSDRLLGEAGDDSLIGYSGRDEILGGSGNDIIYGASESDRLLGQSGDDLLNGGAGEDTLQGNSNNDTLQGGAGSDRAYGGAGEDLVEGDSGNDTLTGGYGNDSLTGGSGQDLLIGINPSDLNSGFGNGEIDTLTGGAGSDIFALADEEQIFYDDGDNLTVGDTDLALITDFDSSQDTIQLQGSADLYSLDFFTSSTGTIDAKLIYDPGISAVGETIAILENVDSSLIIDDSAFTFV, encoded by the coding sequence ATGGCTATTTCAACCTTAAATTTGTCTGAACTAGATGGTACTCAAGGATTTGTAATTAAAGGAGTCAACAATGGAGAAAATTCTGGTTATTCTGTAAGCAATGCTGGAGATATAAACGGTGATGGTATTGATGATCTAATTATCGGTGCACCTGGAGGTTACTACTATTATTATGGTTATGGTTCAGGTGGTAGAAGTTATGTTGTTTTCGGTGGTTCTGATGTAGGAAATTCTGGAAGTCTAGAACTTTCGGAACTGGATGGAAGTAATGGTTTTGTTATTAGCAGTCTTGATGACTACGGTAATTTGGGGCGTTCTGTTAGCAGTGCAGGAGATGTTAATGGAGACGGCATTGACGATCTAATTATCGGTGCGCCTTTTGCTGATTTTTCTTTTGGTTTCTATTACTATGGTGGCTACAGCGGAGAAAGTTATGTTGTCTTTGGTAGTAGTGATGGTTTTGCTGCCAACTTGAGTTTAGCTGATCTTGATGGCAGTAATGGTTTTGTTATTGGTGGTCTTTATGACTACGGTCATTTGGGGAGTTCCGTTAGCAGTGCAGGAGATGTGAATGGAGACAGCATTGATGACATAATTATTGGTGCGCCTTATGCTGGTGATTATGCTAGTGGAAACTATTACGAAGGTGACTACAGCGGAGAAAGTTATGTCGTCTTTGGTGATGCTAATGTAGGAAATTCTGGTAGTCTAGAACTTTCAGAACTGAATGCTAACAATGGTTTTGTAATTACAGGTATTGATATCAACGATAATTTGGGTCGTTCTGTCAGCAGTGCAGGGGATATTAACGGTGATGGTGTTGGCGATCTAATTATCGGTGCACCTAATGCTGGCTCTAGCGGAAATTACAGTGATCAAGGAGAAGCTTATGTCATCTTTGGCAGTAGTGACGGCTTTGCTGCTAGTTTAGACTTAACTGCTCTTGATGGTAGCAATGGTTTTGTAATTACAGGTATTGATAGCAACGATAATTTGGGTCATTCTGTCAGCAGTGCAGGAGATGTCAATGGCGATGGTATTGATGACCTGATTATCGGCGCACCTAATGCTGGCTCTAGCGGAAATTACAGTGATCAAGGAGAAGCCTATGTTGTCTTTGGCAATGGTGACGATTTTGCAGCTAGCTTGAATTTAGCTGATCTTGATGGTAGCAATGGCTTTGTTATTACAGGTATCGATGACTACGATAATCTGGGTCGTTCGGTAAGTGGTGCAGGGGATATTAACGGTGATGGTGTTGACGATCTAATTATCGGCGCACCTGATGCTGGCTCTAGCGGAAATTACAGCGATGAAGGAGAAGCCTATATCATCTTTGGCAGTAGTGATGGTTTTGCTGCCAACTTAGATTTAGCGAATCTTGAAGATATTGACGGTTTGCTTATCACAGGTATTGATGACTACGATGATTTCGGCAGTTCGGTAAGTGGTGCAGGGGATATTAACGGTGATGGTGTTGACGATCTAATTATTGGTGCACCATACGCAGACGCTGGCAGTAATAGTTATAGTGACGAAGGAGAAAGCTATGTCATCTTCGGTGTCCTGCCTTTAGAATTGATTGGCGATGACAATGATGATGTTTTGACTGGTGGTAATGGAGATGATCTCCTTTCTGGTTTGGGAGGGGATGATATTCTCCAAGGTCTTGGTGGCAGGGACGAAATTCTCGGTGGTAGTGGAGATGATTTTATTACTGGGGGAGAAGACGATGATACCATCAGTGGACAAGACGGTGACGATAATATCTCTGGTAATGAGGGTGATGATAGCCTGATTGGGAATAATGGTAGTGATGATATTTTGGGTGGAGATGGCAATGACACTATCAATGGTGGTAATCAATCAGACCGTCTTTTAGGAGAAGCTGGCGATGATAGCCTAATTGGCTATAGTGGTAGGGATGAAATTTTGGGCGGTAGTGGCAATGACATTATTTATGGTGCTAGTGAATCAGACCGTCTTTTAGGACAATCGGGTGACGATCTTCTGAATGGAGGCGCCGGAGAAGATACTCTTCAGGGAAACAGTAACAATGACACTCTCCAAGGCGGAGCCGGAAGCGATCGAGCTTATGGTGGTGCGGGCGAAGATTTGGTCGAAGGCGATTCGGGTAATGATACTCTAACTGGTGGTTATGGAAATGATAGTCTCACTGGTGGCAGTGGCCAGGATCTGCTAATTGGGATTAATCCTAGTGACTTGAATTCTGGATTTGGCAATGGTGAAATAGACACTTTAACTGGCGGGGCAGGTAGTGATATTTTTGCTCTGGCAGATGAAGAACAGATCTTTTATGATGATGGGGATAATTTAACCGTAGGTGACACTGACTTGGCTCTAATTACTGATTTTGATTCTAGTCAAGATACAATTCAACTTCAAGGTTCAGCAGATTTATATAGCTTAGATTTCTTTACGTCTAGTACAGGAACCATAGATGCCAAACTAATTTACGATCCTGGTATTTCTGCTGTCGGGGAAACCATAGCTATTTTAGAGAATGTCGATTCTAGTTTAATTATTGACGATTCAGCATTCACTTTTGTCTAA
- a CDS encoding IS1 family transposase, translating into MPTCPNCHSEKIVKNGRIHNGKQRFRCNQLALPLRGAQSR; encoded by the coding sequence ATGCCTACTTGTCCTAACTGCCATTCTGAGAAAATTGTCAAAAATGGTCGGATTCACAACGGAAAACAAAGATTTAGATGTAATCAATTGGCTTTGCCACTGCGCGGAGCGCAATCGCGATAA
- a CDS encoding iron uptake porin, whose product MKQLPFIFASLILSLLFPITALASTEDNSQSQIVNVNQLRDVAPTDWAYEALSNLSDRYGCIAGFPDRTYKGDRALTRYEFAAGLNSCLNQMEKLIAKGINISSEDLDSLQRLTQDFEAELASVAGRVNSLEDRVAILEDNQFSTTTKLKGQAIFAFNAGGFTGDRIIDPNGNLITENQPQATLLYRTNLDFDTSFTGTDNLKIRIDTGSNGFNDNAASFLEPNFGSILNYSDSPPRDGNIGVGRVYYSFKPAETLQVALGPAMVATDYIDFSQFTRPSFRGISTESLAQNYLLFPIEGPSGGAYTSWTIKEKFTLRATYNAAEAADPNENLSGIIKGLSTFTALLYPGEAGNGGLFGDFYQGIVELEYAPTETVAVRLQYSGGEVFDSRFDVFGINAEWQFLPRFAVFGRYSYGNYEDTAFGDIEPNYWMAGVSVLDLIKEGAILGIAAGQPFIASEIGNNTQTNFEAYYNYPISDFIAIAPVLQVISNAGNQSANDTIYTGTIRTVFNF is encoded by the coding sequence ATGAAACAATTACCTTTCATTTTTGCAAGTCTTATTTTGAGCTTACTTTTTCCGATTACCGCTTTAGCTTCTACAGAAGATAATTCTCAAAGTCAGATAGTTAACGTTAACCAACTGCGGGATGTTGCGCCTACAGACTGGGCTTATGAAGCTTTGAGTAATTTAAGCGATCGCTACGGTTGTATTGCTGGTTTTCCTGATCGCACCTATAAAGGAGATCGAGCTTTAACTCGTTATGAATTTGCTGCGGGTTTGAATTCTTGTTTAAATCAGATGGAAAAGTTGATTGCCAAAGGTATTAATATCTCTAGTGAAGACTTAGACAGTTTGCAGAGGTTAACTCAAGATTTTGAAGCAGAATTAGCGAGTGTTGCTGGTAGAGTTAATAGTTTAGAAGATCGAGTTGCTATTTTAGAAGATAACCAGTTTTCTACCACTACTAAACTTAAGGGACAGGCAATATTTGCCTTTAATGCTGGTGGATTTACGGGAGATAGAATTATAGATCCTAATGGTAATTTAATCACAGAAAATCAACCTCAAGCTACATTACTCTATCGCACCAATCTCGATTTTGATACTAGCTTTACAGGTACAGATAATCTCAAAATTCGGATTGATACAGGTAGTAATGGCTTTAACGATAACGCTGCTAGTTTTCTCGAACCCAACTTTGGCTCTATCTTAAACTATTCTGATAGTCCGCCTCGCGATGGGAATATTGGTGTTGGACGAGTTTACTATAGCTTTAAACCAGCAGAAACTTTGCAAGTAGCACTCGGTCCAGCGATGGTTGCTACTGACTATATTGATTTTAGTCAGTTTACTAGACCGAGCTTTCGTGGTATTTCCACTGAATCTTTAGCCCAAAATTACTTGCTTTTTCCTATAGAAGGACCTAGTGGCGGTGCCTATACTAGTTGGACAATTAAAGAGAAGTTTACGCTCCGTGCTACCTATAATGCTGCTGAGGCTGCCGATCCTAATGAAAACCTGAGCGGTATTATCAAAGGCTTGTCTACTTTTACTGCTTTGCTCTATCCAGGTGAAGCAGGAAACGGGGGCTTATTTGGTGATTTCTATCAGGGAATTGTCGAGTTAGAATATGCACCCACCGAAACTGTTGCGGTGCGTTTGCAATACAGTGGTGGAGAAGTGTTTGACAGTCGTTTTGATGTATTTGGTATCAACGCCGAATGGCAATTTTTACCCAGATTCGCCGTATTTGGACGCTATAGCTACGGTAATTACGAGGATACTGCTTTTGGGGATATCGAACCTAACTATTGGATGGCAGGAGTTTCAGTACTCGATCTCATTAAAGAGGGGGCAATATTGGGTATTGCTGCGGGACAACCTTTTATTGCCAGTGAGATTGGTAATAATACTCAAACTAATTTTGAAGCTTACTACAACTATCCGATTAGTGACTTTATTGCGATCGCGCCTGTTCTACAGGTAATCAGTAATGCTGGCAATCAAAGTGCAAACGACACTATCTATACAGGAACGATCCGAACCGTATTTAATTTTTAA
- a CDS encoding isochorismatase family protein: MSNINEQAYPRIYHDEDRLTKDNATLILIDHQTGLLSACRDIATEKLRSNILALAKIGKVFDLPVILTQGGYGGENAGGPLIGELVEMFPNVPIIDRHHVNAYDDPNFREQIKQYGRKKLIMAGCTTDVCLAFPAMSAVADGYDVYAVIDASGNWDLLTTQAAMMRMSQAGVIVTNWAGIWGELLRDHHNPEDQPSMQVVGEHIPALGFITNNLMYAKGMYPNIEDRLQRAD, translated from the coding sequence ATGTCAAACATCAACGAACAAGCTTACCCTCGTATTTACCATGATGAAGATCGTCTAACTAAAGACAACGCTACTTTGATTCTCATCGACCATCAAACAGGTTTACTCTCAGCTTGCAGAGATATTGCTACCGAAAAACTACGCTCTAATATTCTTGCTTTGGCAAAAATTGGCAAAGTTTTTGATTTGCCAGTAATTTTAACCCAAGGGGGTTATGGTGGCGAAAATGCTGGTGGTCCTTTGATCGGTGAATTAGTAGAAATGTTTCCCAATGTACCAATTATTGATCGCCATCATGTTAATGCTTATGACGATCCCAATTTTCGCGAGCAAATTAAACAGTATGGTCGTAAAAAGTTAATTATGGCTGGTTGTACTACCGATGTCTGTCTTGCTTTTCCCGCTATGAGTGCAGTAGCCGACGGTTATGATGTTTATGCAGTGATTGATGCTTCTGGTAACTGGGATTTATTAACAACTCAGGCTGCTATGATGCGGATGAGTCAAGCAGGAGTTATTGTTACTAACTGGGCAGGAATTTGGGGTGAATTATTGCGAGATCACCATAATCCTGAAGACCAACCATCAATGCAAGTGGTAGGCGAACATATTCCTGCTTTGGGTTTTATTACTAATAATTTAATGTATGCCAAAGGTATGTACCCTAATATTGAAGATCGTTTACAAAGAGCAGACTAA
- a CDS encoding DUF6640 family protein, with amino-acid sequence MSKANIGKFLLSIVLVSGALISIIVDWNESHVFNPEWTSHARFHDVVLLCMLTGMSIVGLWLIWRRSLEPNISFMVAAAVPILFWGSFFIAVFVPGSSLSVSPEETPPSLAGIPLYPNIILAGINVILSLVSYKLYRSDKVTSK; translated from the coding sequence ATGTCAAAAGCTAACATAGGTAAATTTCTACTGTCTATTGTTTTAGTCAGTGGCGCACTTATATCTATCATTGTTGATTGGAATGAAAGTCACGTTTTTAATCCAGAATGGACATCTCACGCTCGTTTTCACGATGTCGTTTTGTTGTGTATGCTGACTGGAATGTCAATTGTTGGTTTGTGGTTAATTTGGCGGCGATCGCTAGAACCAAATATTAGTTTTATGGTTGCTGCTGCTGTCCCAATTTTATTTTGGGGTTCGTTTTTTATTGCCGTATTTGTTCCAGGATCTAGTTTAAGCGTCAGTCCAGAAGAAACACCACCTAGTTTAGCTGGTATACCTTTGTATCCCAATATTATTTTGGCTGGTATTAATGTAATCCTATCGCTAGTTAGCTATAAGTTGTATCGTAGCGATAAGGTTACATCTAAATGA